CAACTCGTCCTCGACGTCGTCGAAATCCTTCAGCGCCTTGACGATGGCCGGCATGCCATTGGTCTGGCTAACCTTCCAGATACGGCTTGAGAATGTTTCGGCAATCAGGGTGGGCTCGCTGACATTCCAGCGCGCCGGCAAGGCAGGCGGTTGCATGAGGATTTTTCCTGATGGATCGAGGCCGCGCCAATGGCGCGGCCAGGCTCTTGTACCGAAGTAAAGATCAGCCGTTGAGGCCGAGCATCAGATCGAGGTTCTGCACAGCCGCGCCCGAGGCTCCCTTGCCGAGGTTGTCGTAGACGGCGACGAGCAGCGCCTGGGCGCGGGCATCGTTGGCGAAGACGTAGAGCTTCATGCGATTGGTGTCGTTGTACTCTTCCGGGTTCAGTTCCGGCACGCGGTCGACCGCTTCATAGGGTGCCACCTCGACCACGCCGCCCTTGATGGCGGCGAAATGGTCGGCGATGGCCGCGTGCAGTTCCGCGCCGGTCGGGATGTGATGCAACTGTCCAAGTTGCAGCGGCACCACCGTGATCATGCCCTGCGCGAAATTGCCGACGGCCGGCTGCATCAATGCGTCGTGCTTGAGCTTCGCATAGGCCTTCAGTTCCGGCAGATGCTTGTGCTTCAGGGCCAGTGCGTAAGGTGTGAACTCCGAGGCGTTCTCGCCCTTGGCTTCATAATCTTCGATCATCGTGCGGCCGCCGCCCGAATAGCCCGAGATACCGTTGAAGGTCACCGGATAGTCGGCCGGCAGCAGGCCGGCCTCGACGAGTGGGCGCAGCGTAGCGATCGGGCCCTGCGGCCAGCAGCCGGGGTTGGCGACACGCTTCGCCGAGGCGATGCGCTGCGCTTGTTCCCTGTCCATTTCCGGGAAACCATATTCCCAGCCGGCCGCCACGCGGTAGGCGGTCGAGGCGTCAATGACCCGGGTCGTGTCGTTGGAGATCAACGACACGCTTTCCCTGGCGGCGTCATCGGGCAGGCAAAGGATGGCGACATCGGCGGCGTTGAGGAACTCGGCGCGGGCCGCGGTCTCCTTGCGGCGCTCAGCCGGAATGGAGATGATCTCGAGATCGCCGCGACCTGCCAGCCGGGTCCTGATCTGCAGGCCGGTGGTGCCGTGTTCGCCGTCGATGAAGATTTTCGGTTTCATTGCCTGTCTGGTCCGATGTTTTGTGGCCGGGACGTCAGATGTCCTGGCCGGTATGCGCTTGGTTGTTGTTGTCTTCGGCTCTCGCCTTCTTCTCAGCAAGCAGGCCGAGATAATGCATGGCGATGGTCGAGCCGGCGATCGCCGTTATATCGGCATGGTCGTAGGCTGGTGCAACCTCCACCACGTCGGCGCCGACCATGTCGATCTGGCCAAGCAGCCGCAGGGTCGACAGGATCTTGGAGGATGTCGGGCCGCCGGCTACCGGCGTGCCGGTCCCCGGAGCGAAGGCCGGGTCGAGGCAATCGATGTCGAAGGTGACGTAGGTCTTGCGGCCGCCGGTGCGTTCGACGATGGCGTAGGCGATGTCGGCGGCGCGCATCTCCTCGACTTCGTAGCCGTGCAGGATCTTGATGCCGAACGTGTCCGGTGCATGCGTGCGGATGCCGATCTGGATCGACCGGTCGGGGTCGATCAGGCCTTCCTTCACCGCGCGGCCGACGAAGGAGCCGTGGTCGATGCGCTTGCCGTCATCCGGCCAGGTGTCCTGATGCGCGTCGAACTGCACCAGCGCCAGTGGGCCATGTATGGCTGCATGCGCCTTCAGGATCGGATAGGTGACGAAGTGGTCGCCGCCGAGCGACAAAAGGAACGCGCCGCTTTTCAGGATCTTGGCGGCCTCGCGCTCGATGATGCCGGGCGTCTTCTGGTGATTACCCGAATCCAGCAGGCAATCGCCGTAGTCGACAACCGCGAGATGATCGAAGAACTCGCGCGCAAACGGATATTGCGGATCGTTGTCGAAGATGGCGGAGGCGCGGCGAATCGCCTGCGGCCCGAATCGCGCACCGGGGCGGTTGGTGACGGCGGCATCGAACGGAATACCCCAAACGACGGCATCGGCCCCCTTCACGTCCTTGGTGTATTTGCGGCGCATGAACGACAAAGCGCCAGCGTAGGTCGGCTCATAAGAGGGACCGGTTTTGCCGCGTGCGGTGAAAGCGTGGTCGATGTTCTTGTTCGACATCACGTGCTCCTACGGTTGATCGGGCAGCGACACATAACGGACCGGATCGCAACATGCCAGTCACGAGACCGGAATGGGCGTGGTCCATGGCACCCCAAGCCATTCCCGGGCGCACCCAAATCGCGCGAACCTCTCCGCCCGGTTCGTCGAAAGACTGGCGGTTCCCTGGACTTTCCATCATGGTTTCATTGCACAAACACGACAGCCTTCAGTCGTGAGTACCAACTGCCGCGGGCTGGCCTCATTCTAATCCGCCGCGTGTCTGCTTGATCTCGGTCAACACATCCCCACGTGGAAAGGGTGACGCTGAGGCGACAAATGGAGACTGCAATGTACAAGCATATTCTGATCCCCACCGACGGTTCGGACCTGGCCGGCAAGGGCGTGAAGCAGGGGCTTGCGCTGGCCAAGGCGCTTGGCGCGAAGGTGACCGCGGTTACGGCGACAGAGCCGTTCCCGATCTCCGGTCTTGCCATCGGCGCCGGCTGGGTTCCCTCCGAAGCCGACATGCAGGACTTCAACGCCGCCCAGAAGGAAGGTGCCGACAAGATCCTGGCGGCGGTGAAGGCCGAGGCCGCGAAGGTCGGTGTGGAAGTCGACCTCGTCCACGCGCCCGGCGAGCGCGCCGCCGAAGCTATTCTCGACGCTGCGACAACGCGCAAAGTCGATCTGATCGTCATCGCCTCGCATGGTCGGCGCGGTGTCGAGCGCGTGCTGCTCGGCAGCCAGACCGCCGAGGTGCTGGCGCATTCCTCCATCCCCGTGCTGGTGGTGAAGTAGGCCCCGGCCACCTTACCAATCGGTATAGTAGCGGCAATGTTCCTGTGATGTCGGCCCCTCAGGATCGCGACGCCTCAACAAAAGGAGTTGCCCCCATGAGGAAGTACATTGCCGCTGCCGCCGTTGTGTTCGCGCTTGCTGGTGTGAATGGCGCTATGGCCAAGGATCTGAAGGCCACGATCAAGAAGGTCGATGCCGCAACCAGCTCGATCACGCTCGACAACGGCCAGTCGGTGACGTTGCCGGCCGGCGTCAAGGCCGCCTCGCTGAAAGCTGGCGACAAGGTGCTGATCACCTATTCGACGGACGCCGCCGGCAAGGCGACGGTGCAGAGCATCAAGCCTTCGAAATAACCGAGAGGGCGCGCATTCCTTGCGCCTTCGAATGAGACTGCGGTGGTAGTTCGCCACCGATCGGCCGGGCCACAAGCCCGGCCTTTTTGCTGATGGGCATGTGTTCGCGACGCTCAAAGAAAAAGGCCCGCTTGTGGGCGGGCCTTGGTTACGCGACTTGCACTCGTACAGAAATCAGAACCGGTTTACGCGGAGCGTTCGCTTCGCACGGATGGCTTCAATGCAAGCCTGCGTCGATCAGGCGGCCTTCTTGTCGAAGGTGTAGAGCTTGCCGATTTCAGCCTGGACGGTCTTGGCGCCATCGACAACGGTGGTCTTGGCGGTCTCGGCAGCGCCGCGAATGCGCTCGATGTTGGCGGAAGCGTTCTCACGCACAAAGTCGGCCTGGATCTGGACGGCTTCGTTGAAGGACTGCGCACCGGCAACCTTCTCGACCGTGGTCAGCGCATGCTGGACATTGGCCAGCGTCGCGTCGAGCAGGCCGCGGGTGAAGTTGGCGTAACCAACGACGAAGGAGGTGGCGATCTTCTCGGCGCCGTCGTTCAGCTTGGCGACACCGCCGTGCACGCTCTCGGCGCGCTCCTTGGCGGTCGAAGCGCCGCGCTTGACGAAATCGCGGGCAGCAGCCGGAACTTCAAGCTTCGACTGGGCGGTTTCGAAGGCGGACTTGATCGAGGAAAAATAGGTGGACGAAGGGGCGGTGGTCTTGGCGGTCTTGGTCATGGCGATTCCATCCTCTTAAGGAGCTATGGGTTGCGCTCCGGTCAGGATCGACCCGGAGCATGGCGAGCATATAGGAGCAAATATTGTGCACTGCAACATAAAACTTTGGTGCGGTGCAAAATTTCGGGCAACCTGTTGTTGTGGAACGCGTAATTTTGAGCGCGGCTAAACGGTTTCGTCGCCTTTCGAGACCTTGCACTCGGTCGGTTGGCGACCGACATGCGGTGATGTGTTTATGCAAACACTGCGTATCGTATGCGTGGGGCTGCCAAGCTCGGGCAGGGGAATGCTAAGCTTGGGCAGGTTGGATGCAGGATAGACCGTCAATGTCGCAGCAGGATGCAGTCGCGAGCACGGGCTTCGTGGTAGGCGACAAGGATGCCGAGGTGAAACTCGCGGCGCTGAAGCGTACGAAGTTTGTCGCGGCCGCCGCCCTCGGCCTGTGCGTGGTCGTGTTCTTTGTCACGAAATCGCTGGAGGGCAGCCATCCCTGGCTCGCCTTCGTTGCTGCCTTTGCCGAGGCCGCCACCATTGGCGGTCTCGCCGACTGGTATGCGGTGGTGGCGCTGTTCAAGCGGCCGCTAGGCCTGCCCATCCCACACACGGCGATTATCCCGGAGAACCAGACCCGCATCGCCGACAATCTCGGTCGCTTCATCGAGGTCAATTTCCTGGCACCGGGGCCGGTGCGCGAGAAACTCAACGAGGTGGATTTCGCAGCCTTGGTGGCCGACTGGCTCGCACATGAGGAGCGTGCGGCGGGCCTGTCGCGCTTCGTCATGCGATTGGTGCCGCAGACGCTGGGTGCAATCGAACAATCCAGCCTGCGCGACTTCGTTGCCCAGCGCATGCTGGAACAGGTGGAAAAGGTGCAGGTGGCGCCACTGGCGGCTGAACTGCTCTCGGCGTTCACCGACGATCGCCGCCATCAGAAGCTGTTCGACGAGTTCACCAAGGTGGTCGGTCGTTTTCTCGCCGACGAACAGGCGCTGGCGGTGATGCGCGAGAAGATCCGCGAGGAATTGCCGTCGCTGTTCAACCTGTTCCGCGCGGATGCCTATCTGTTGAAGAAGATCGTCGCTTCGGCGGGCTCGCTGCTCGAGGAGGTGAGGGCGGATCCCGACCACCCGATGCGCGAGGAGTTCGATCGTTTCGTCAGGAAATTCATCGAGCGGCTGCGCACGTCAAAGGAATATGCCCGGCGCGCCGAGCAGATGAAGCAGGGGTTCCTCGCCAGGCCGGAAATCCGCGATCTGGCGCACGACATGTGGGAAAGCCTGCGTCGTTTCATCGAGCAGGACGCGGCGTCGGAAAATTCCATGATCCGCGCCCATCTCGCCAATATGTTCGTCGAGGTCGGGCGGCATCTCGCCAGCGACCCGCAGATCAGGGCCGATATGAACCAGGGCTTTGTGGTGGCGCTCGCCTCCTTCGTCGAAACCCAGAAGAGCAGCGTCTCCAAGTTCATCGCCGATCAGGTCAAACGCTGGGATCTCGGCCAGCTTACGCGGCTCATCGAGATGAACATCGGCCGCGACCTGCAATATATCCGCTTCAACGGCATGATCATCGGCGGCCTGGCCGGTCTTGCGCTCTATACGGTCGAGCGACTGTTTCTGATCAATTGACGGTTGTGCCCTGTTGTCTATTCTGACCCCTGCGGCGATCGAGCCGGCAACAAGGGAGGAGAAGACGATCATGGCCAAGCAGCCCGAAACCGAATCCTTCATGGACATGTTCAGCAAGCTCGGCCGCGACCTGAAAATGCCGAAGGTCGATGTCGAGACCATTCTCAGTCATCACCGCAAAAACCTTGAGGCGCTGGAGAAATCGGCCAGGGCAACCGCATCGGGCGCGTCGTCCGTCATGGCCAAGCAGCGCGAGGTGTTGCAGGATTCGCTGCGCGAAATCACCGAACTGGCGCAAAACTACCGTGCTCCCGGCAATCCGCAGGAATTCATAGCCAAGCAGGCGGACTTCGCCCGCAAGTCGTTCGAGACAGCGGTGAAAAATGCCGGCGAAGTGGCCGAGATCGTCAAAAAGTCCGGAACGGAATCGGTCGACATCCTGCGTGCCCGCATCAAGGATGCGATGGACGAGATCCGCGAGGGCTACGAGAAGAAGTAGGTGGCTACCGTCCGCTACTTTGCCGCTGACGTCGATGCTTCCATCGATTTTTACACGAAGCGACTGGGCTTCGTGTTGCGGCAGCAATTCGGCCCCAACATGGCGATCCTCGACCGGAGTGATCTGACGCTCTGGCTTGCGGGGCGCCATGCTTCCGCATCCCGGCCGATGCCGGATGGCACAGTGCCGGAACCGGGCGGCTGGAACAGGTTCGTCATCGAGGTGGAGAACCTGCCGGCCTTGGTGAAGGTTTTGGAAGGCGATGGCGTGCAGTTCCGGAACACGATGATCGAAGGTCCTGGCGGACGACAGGTTTTGTGCATGGACCCGTCCGGCAATGTGATCGAGCTGTTCGAAGCAACGCAGGGCTGATCTGGCTGAAATCGGTTATTTCTCGGGACTGTCAGCCGCTCTTGGTGGGGGAGAACATGAACGACATGCGAGCCACGGTCGCACCCGGCCGCCTGCGCCAGATGCAGATCTACGTCACCGGCGCTGGCGGCAAGCGGCCGGCTGTGCCGGTGGCTCACGACCTGCTGGAACAGGCTGCCGCCCGCAAGATGACGCCGCAAGCCGCCGCCTACATCATCGGCGGCGCCGGTGGCGAGGCGACGATGCGGGCCAATCGCGCCGCCTTTGAACGGCGCCAGATCGCGCCGCGCGTGCTGCGCGACGTTTCAAGTCGTGACCTCTCCGTCACCTTGTTCGGACGCTGGCATTCCGCGCCCATCCTGCTGGCACCCGTCGGCGTTTTGGAGATGGTGCATCCGGAGGCTGATCTTGCGGTGGCGCGCGCTGCGGCAGCTGAGGGCGTCGGCTACGTCTTCTCCAACCAGGCTTCGATGCCGATGGAGCGGGCGGCCGGGGCGATCGGCAATGCGTCGCGCTGGTTCCAGCTCTATTGGTCGAGCGATGATGATTTCGTGCGTTCGGTTGTCGGCCGGGCCGAGCGTTGCGGCTGCGAGGCGATCGTGGTCACACTCGACACGACCTTGCTTGGCTGGCGTCCGCGTGATCTCGACATGGCCTATCTGCCATTCCTGCGCGGGCTCGGTCTTGCTCAATATCTCAGCGATCCGGTTTTTCGCACCAAGATCCCGGCCAGTCCACCTGATACGGGCGTGAAGCCCGCTGGCCTGGACATCGTCTCGACGGCGCTCAGCCTGCGTCGGAAAGGCAAGGAATTTGGCCTGTCGATGCAGCAGATGCGCGCCGCCGTCGCGCATTTCACCGCCACCTATTCGCGTCCCGACCTCAATTGGTCCGACATCGCCCGGCTGCGCGGCATGACGAAACTGCCGATCCTGCTCAAGGGCATTCGCCATGCCGACGATGCGCGGCTGGCGCGGGAGCATGGTGTTGACGGCATCGTCGTTTCCAACCATGGCGGCCGGCAGGTGGACGGCGAGATTGCGACATTGGACGCGCTGCCGGCGGTTGTCGCCGCGGCGGGCGGGCTGCCGGTCCTGCTCGATTCGGGCATTCGTTCGGGCAGCGATGTCGCCAAGGCGCTGGCGCTTGGCGCTGCGGCGGTGCTGGTCGGCCGGCCTTATGTCTATGGCCTGGCGCTTGCCGGCGAGACGGGCGTGCGCGAGGTTATCCGCAACATCGTCGCCGAGTTCGACCTGACACTTGCATTGGCCGGGCTGACTAGGGCTAGCGACCTCGATACATCGCTGTTTGCCGGATAGGGCACGATCACCTCTCCTGTGGGTTTCGCCAATCGGCCCCTGCATCGCAGCCATCATGGTGCTAGACCTCGGCTCCATATGTCTGGAATTTCGCCGGGGTTTTGAATGAAGGTTGGCATCGAGATGGGGACGGCGTCGGGCGC
The genomic region above belongs to Mesorhizobium terrae and contains:
- a CDS encoding DUF1344 domain-containing protein — translated: MRKYIAAAAVVFALAGVNGAMAKDLKATIKKVDAATSSITLDNGQSVTLPAGVKAASLKAGDKVLITYSTDAAGKATVQSIKPSK
- a CDS encoding universal stress protein codes for the protein MYKHILIPTDGSDLAGKGVKQGLALAKALGAKVTAVTATEPFPISGLAIGAGWVPSEADMQDFNAAQKEGADKILAAVKAEAAKVGVEVDLVHAPGERAAEAILDAATTRKVDLIVIASHGRRGVERVLLGSQTAEVLAHSSIPVLVVK
- a CDS encoding DUF445 domain-containing protein: MSQQDAVASTGFVVGDKDAEVKLAALKRTKFVAAAALGLCVVVFFVTKSLEGSHPWLAFVAAFAEAATIGGLADWYAVVALFKRPLGLPIPHTAIIPENQTRIADNLGRFIEVNFLAPGPVREKLNEVDFAALVADWLAHEERAAGLSRFVMRLVPQTLGAIEQSSLRDFVAQRMLEQVEKVQVAPLAAELLSAFTDDRRHQKLFDEFTKVVGRFLADEQALAVMREKIREELPSLFNLFRADAYLLKKIVASAGSLLEEVRADPDHPMREEFDRFVRKFIERLRTSKEYARRAEQMKQGFLARPEIRDLAHDMWESLRRFIEQDAASENSMIRAHLANMFVEVGRHLASDPQIRADMNQGFVVALASFVETQKSSVSKFIADQVKRWDLGQLTRLIEMNIGRDLQYIRFNGMIIGGLAGLALYTVERLFLIN
- a CDS encoding alpha-hydroxy-acid oxidizing protein, which gives rise to MNDMRATVAPGRLRQMQIYVTGAGGKRPAVPVAHDLLEQAAARKMTPQAAAYIIGGAGGEATMRANRAAFERRQIAPRVLRDVSSRDLSVTLFGRWHSAPILLAPVGVLEMVHPEADLAVARAAAAEGVGYVFSNQASMPMERAAGAIGNASRWFQLYWSSDDDFVRSVVGRAERCGCEAIVVTLDTTLLGWRPRDLDMAYLPFLRGLGLAQYLSDPVFRTKIPASPPDTGVKPAGLDIVSTALSLRRKGKEFGLSMQQMRAAVAHFTATYSRPDLNWSDIARLRGMTKLPILLKGIRHADDARLAREHGVDGIVVSNHGGRQVDGEIATLDALPAVVAAAGGLPVLLDSGIRSGSDVAKALALGAAAVLVGRPYVYGLALAGETGVREVIRNIVAEFDLTLALAGLTRASDLDTSLFAG
- the speB gene encoding agmatinase, which translates into the protein MSNKNIDHAFTARGKTGPSYEPTYAGALSFMRRKYTKDVKGADAVVWGIPFDAAVTNRPGARFGPQAIRRASAIFDNDPQYPFAREFFDHLAVVDYGDCLLDSGNHQKTPGIIEREAAKILKSGAFLLSLGGDHFVTYPILKAHAAIHGPLALVQFDAHQDTWPDDGKRIDHGSFVGRAVKEGLIDPDRSIQIGIRTHAPDTFGIKILHGYEVEEMRAADIAYAIVERTGGRKTYVTFDIDCLDPAFAPGTGTPVAGGPTSSKILSTLRLLGQIDMVGADVVEVAPAYDHADITAIAGSTIAMHYLGLLAEKKARAEDNNNQAHTGQDI
- a CDS encoding phasin family protein, which codes for MAKQPETESFMDMFSKLGRDLKMPKVDVETILSHHRKNLEALEKSARATASGASSVMAKQREVLQDSLREITELAQNYRAPGNPQEFIAKQADFARKSFETAVKNAGEVAEIVKKSGTESVDILRARIKDAMDEIREGYEKK
- the argC gene encoding N-acetyl-gamma-glutamyl-phosphate reductase; the protein is MKPKIFIDGEHGTTGLQIRTRLAGRGDLEIISIPAERRKETAARAEFLNAADVAILCLPDDAARESVSLISNDTTRVIDASTAYRVAAGWEYGFPEMDREQAQRIASAKRVANPGCWPQGPIATLRPLVEAGLLPADYPVTFNGISGYSGGGRTMIEDYEAKGENASEFTPYALALKHKHLPELKAYAKLKHDALMQPAVGNFAQGMITVVPLQLGQLHHIPTGAELHAAIADHFAAIKGGVVEVAPYEAVDRVPELNPEEYNDTNRMKLYVFANDARAQALLVAVYDNLGKGASGAAVQNLDLMLGLNG
- a CDS encoding VOC family protein → MATVRYFAADVDASIDFYTKRLGFVLRQQFGPNMAILDRSDLTLWLAGRHASASRPMPDGTVPEPGGWNRFVIEVENLPALVKVLEGDGVQFRNTMIEGPGGRQVLCMDPSGNVIELFEATQG
- a CDS encoding phasin family protein, producing MTKTAKTTAPSSTYFSSIKSAFETAQSKLEVPAAARDFVKRGASTAKERAESVHGGVAKLNDGAEKIATSFVVGYANFTRGLLDATLANVQHALTTVEKVAGAQSFNEAVQIQADFVRENASANIERIRGAAETAKTTVVDGAKTVQAEIGKLYTFDKKAA